A region from the Oscillospiraceae bacterium genome encodes:
- a CDS encoding ABC transporter ATP-binding protein, which yields MIKLINICKTYNKNKRNEVKVLRSLCLDIVQGEMIAIIGPSGVGKSTLLHIIACIDSAEQGEYWLDDRLISGLSDKEYSKIRNRQVGIVLQDFALIEEYTVLQNVMTPLMFGKRIRKAVMKERTKKALENVGISELANQYVWSLSGGQKQRTAIARAIINEPKLILADEPTGALDEQTTNDIMQLFTVLNQIGHTIIIITHDPVVAKSCKRVLFMRDGVLYDKT from the coding sequence ATGATAAAATTGATTAATATTTGTAAAACGTACAACAAAAACAAGCGCAATGAGGTCAAAGTATTGCGTTCTCTTTGTTTGGATATCGTGCAAGGAGAAATGATTGCTATCATTGGGCCATCCGGTGTTGGCAAATCTACACTATTACATATCATCGCTTGTATCGATTCCGCTGAACAGGGTGAATATTGGTTGGATGACAGACTTATATCCGGACTGAGTGATAAAGAATACAGCAAAATCAGAAATCGTCAAGTGGGTATAGTCCTTCAGGATTTTGCGCTGATAGAAGAATATACTGTGTTACAAAACGTGATGACTCCACTTATGTTCGGGAAAAGAATCCGCAAGGCAGTCATGAAAGAAAGAACAAAAAAAGCGTTGGAAAATGTTGGTATATCCGAGCTTGCAAATCAGTATGTCTGGTCGTTGTCAGGTGGTCAAAAACAACGCACGGCGATAGCGAGGGCGATTATCAACGAACCAAAACTTATTTTGGCTGACGAACCCACAGGCGCTTTAGACGAACAAACTACAAACGACATTATGCAATTATTTACGGTCTTGAATCAAATTGGTCATACAATCATTATCATCACACACGATCCTGTCGTCGCAAAATCTTGTAAACGTGTACTTTTCATGCGCGACGGAGTTTTGTATGACAAAACATAA
- a CDS encoding type II toxin-antitoxin system RelB/DinJ family antitoxin, with protein sequence MAQVLVNIRMDEGLKKSMEHTCQALGMNMTTAFTIFAKKVSREQRIPFEVSIDPFYSERNMTAIDEAARQIEQGKVVVKTLEELEAMEHE encoded by the coding sequence ATGGCACAAGTACTGGTCAATATTCGAATGGACGAGGGCCTAAAGAAGTCGATGGAACACACTTGTCAAGCACTTGGAATGAATATGACTACAGCATTTACAATATTTGCCAAAAAAGTCAGCCGCGAACAACGCATACCATTTGAAGTGTCCATTGACCCATTTTACAGCGAGCGTAACATGACCGCCATTGACGAGGCCGCCCGTCAGATTGAGCAGGGTAAAGTGGTGGTAAAAACGCTGGAAGAACTTGAGGCTATGGAGCATGAGTAA
- a CDS encoding sigma-70 family RNA polymerase sigma factor, with amino-acid sequence MELFQTAEATFYQELVDEMYDLLLNYTRIKVSDSSAALDIVQDVYLIAWEKIDRVIASPNPQGWLMNALKNYLHKYYCALADDQQMTQPLADNASDQVLLFEPADDEMSFLSVLTPQEIRIVRLKEQGYPHREIAKLLGLRPGTIDSAVSRIKAKISKFLKDEGA; translated from the coding sequence ATGGAGCTTTTTCAAACAGCGGAAGCGACGTTTTATCAAGAATTGGTTGACGAGATGTATGATCTCCTGCTCAATTACACACGGATCAAAGTGTCAGACTCTTCGGCGGCACTGGATATTGTCCAAGATGTTTATCTCATCGCGTGGGAAAAGATTGACCGTGTGATTGCTTCGCCCAATCCGCAGGGGTGGCTGATGAACGCACTCAAAAACTACCTGCATAAATATTACTGTGCATTGGCTGATGATCAGCAAATGACGCAGCCGCTGGCAGACAATGCGTCGGATCAAGTGTTGTTGTTTGAACCGGCAGACGATGAGATGTCGTTTTTGTCAGTGTTGACCCCACAGGAGATTCGCATTGTCAGGTTGAAGGAGCAAGGTTATCCGCACAGAGAAATCGCCAAGCTTTTGGGGTTGCGGCCCGGCACAATTGATTCCGCCGTATCGCGTATCAAGGCAAAGATTTCCAAGTTCTTGAAGGACGAAGGCGCTTAA
- a CDS encoding DUF4367 domain-containing protein: MNRQFSTAELEKKTIEELQAILADDTLLPLDDASNTEKILEILAIIKRKENKTDEQRKAERIAFWTGLLDRHGNELPIRLEDVMHPREHKSCSDGLNPQASRTRFGDHFPWHKAGRRFATVATLIVALLLVNTFVAYAFQINILNVVVDFTDDLFRKTVVSTVNMPRSMESSQDSPTSGGSTLLQTALDELGITQPSAPDWMPNGFVFDNLQVADAQSSKILAVQYKRGKEAILLTFVLYNQPLTELTRNYEKSAGAPLEYKRDGIIHYIFTNLDVTVATWLDGLCDCDIQGKISVEEIKLIIDSMY; this comes from the coding sequence GTGAATCGTCAGTTTTCTACCGCTGAACTTGAGAAAAAGACGATTGAGGAGCTACAAGCTATATTGGCTGACGACACACTGCTGCCATTGGACGATGCTTCCAATACTGAAAAAATTCTTGAGATTCTGGCGATCATCAAACGCAAAGAGAACAAAACAGACGAACAGCGCAAAGCGGAACGCATCGCATTCTGGACGGGATTGCTGGACCGCCACGGAAACGAACTGCCCATCCGCCTCGAAGATGTCATGCACCCGCGCGAACACAAAAGTTGCAGCGATGGCCTCAATCCACAAGCAAGCCGGACGCGGTTTGGAGATCACTTTCCATGGCACAAGGCAGGCAGGCGGTTCGCAACAGTTGCGACGCTGATCGTGGCGTTGCTGCTCGTGAACACGTTTGTCGCCTATGCGTTTCAAATCAACATTTTAAACGTGGTAGTAGACTTCACAGACGACTTGTTCCGCAAAACAGTTGTATCAACGGTGAACATGCCCAGATCTATGGAATCCTCGCAGGACAGTCCTACAAGCGGAGGTAGTACCCTCCTTCAGACAGCACTCGACGAATTGGGTATCACGCAACCGAGTGCTCCCGATTGGATGCCAAACGGATTTGTATTCGACAACCTACAAGTTGCCGATGCACAGAGTAGCAAAATTTTAGCGGTGCAGTACAAACGCGGCAAAGAAGCGATACTGCTAACGTTTGTTCTTTATAATCAACCTCTTACTGAATTGACGCGAAATTACGAAAAGAGCGCAGGTGCTCCATTGGAATATAAACGTGACGGTATCATTCACTACATTTTTACCAATTTAGATGTGACGGTCGCAACATGGCTCGATGGCCTGTGTGACTGTGATATTCAAGGAAAGATTTCCGTCGAGGAAATAAAATTAATTATCGATTCGATGTATTAA